AGCGTTACCTCAGCGGACCAGTCGCCACTTCCCGCCCTGGATGGTCACCAGCACCAGGTCCTCGGCCCGTAGGCCTAGGTGGTCCTGGGGGCTCATGCGATAGACCCCTGTGGCACCCACATACTCGCCCAGGTTCTCCAGGGCACGGATGATGGCCTGGGGGTCGGTGCTGCCGGCCTTCTCTATGGCCGCCTTCAACATCCCCAGGGCATCCCATACGTAGCTGGCGAACCCGGACATGTCGCCATAACGCTGGGTGTATAGGCGGCCAAACTCTTGCAACACCTGGTACTGACGGTCGGTGGGCGGTATCTGGTCCCAAACGAGGGTCTTGGGGTGGATCATGTAAGCGCCCTCGGCAGCCTGACCGGCCAGGCGTAGGAAGAGCTCAGCCCCAGCGCCGGCGTCGTGGTACATGGGCACGTTGATACGCAGGTTCTCCACGGCGTTGCGGCGGGCCAAGGGAGCGCCGGGCGGGATAGCCCACACCACCACCGCCTGGGGGTTGGCGCGCATGATGTTGGTGAGCTGGGGCGTGACATCAGTGGCATTGGCCTCGAACTTCTCCGCCGCCACGATCTGCACATCGCCCCGCCGCTCAGCCTCCCGCCACGCTGCCAGCCCCGACTCGCCATAGGGGTTGTTGACGGTCAGGAGGCCTACGCGCTGAATGCCGCGGCGCTTCATGTCCACCAATATGGCTTCCACGTTCTGGGAGGCGTGGAAGGGGGTTTTGAAGACGTTGGGCCTCTTGTCCACCGGCACCACGATCTGGTCGGCGGAGCCCATGGAGAACACAGGGATCTTGGACTCCAGGATGGCGTCCATGGCGGCCAGGGTGGTGGGGGATGTCCCCGGCCCCACGATAGCCACAACCCCCTGCTGCACCAGCCGCCGCGTCAGCACCGCCGCCTCGGTGGGGTCCGACTTGTTATCGACGATGATGAGCTCCACCGGCCTGCCCAGGATGCCACCCTCGCGGTTGACCTTCTCCTGCCACAGGGTGGCAGCCCTGACATAGGCCTCCCCCTGCACAGACGCCGATCCTGATTGTTCGATGTTGATGCCGATGCGTATGGGCTCGCCGGTGGGCTGCCTGGCCCCGGGGGTGGGGGTCCGCGGGGTGGGTGTCCCTGGGGCCTCTTCGGCGCCACCGCAAGCGCCTAGGAAGATGAGGGTCACCACCAGGGCTATGGCCCCTAGCCATGTACGCTTCATCATGCCCGCCCTCCTCTAAGTTATCTGCCTCTATGACCTTGCGTTAGTCGCTGGGGCTACTCTAGCTCCCGCCTTCTTCTCGTTTTAACCACTGGCCACCGCCTGGTACTGGCGGAACCAGGACTGGTCGTAGCCCGGCACCTCCACCTGCTCGGCGGCAGGCAGCACCAGGAACGGCGACCGCGACTCGATCATGATGCCGATCTCGTCCCGCCAGGGCACGTCCTTGCCCTCCACTGGTGGGGACTGCACCTGCTGGTGGCTGACCCGCACATCGGGCCCGTGGAAGGTGCCGGCCGGGTGCAAGGTGGCATACCCATCCTTCACCTCTGGCCGAGCGTGGTAGCCGGAGTGGTTGAAGAGCACCTCGTCGACGTCGTTGTTGTGGGGGTAGGGTAGGGAATGAACCCAGCGTGGCAGGAAGGCCTGCATGGAAGCCCCCTCGTCCTCCGTCACGAACACTGTGTAGGTGGGGGGGTCGACATGGAAGTTGGGGGAGGCGAGGATGCGGATGTCCTTGAGGGCCAGGCGGAAGGGGTACAGGTTCCCCTCCCAGGCCACCGCGTCGAAGGGGCTGAAGGGGTAGCGTAGCAGTGTCCAGGGGCCTATGAGACGCTTGACATAGACGGGGAAGTCGCCCCTCTCGGATGGCTCGTCGTCCACGGGCACAGGCTCAGGGGGCACCAGGGCCGCGTCGGAGTAAGGGTAGTTGCGTATCCAATAGTGGTAAGGGCGTAGGACACGCTTGGGGAACTCGTAGAAGATCATCACCACGGGGCCGCGGGAGCGGATAGAATACGTGGCACCCTTGGGCACGAAAAGGAACTGGGAAGCGCTGAACTCCAGCAGGCCGAAATCGGTGGCCAGGGTGCCCTCGCCCTGGTGGACGAATACCACGGTGTGGGCATCAGCGTGGCGGAACCGCAGACGGTGGTCGGTCTGGCCCGTCAGCACCGAGATGAGGGCGTCC
This portion of the Dehalococcoidia bacterium genome encodes:
- a CDS encoding ABC transporter substrate-binding protein: MMKRTWLGAIALVVTLIFLGACGGAEEAPGTPTPRTPTPGARQPTGEPIRIGINIEQSGSASVQGEAYVRAATLWQEKVNREGGILGRPVELIIVDNKSDPTEAAVLTRRLVQQGVVAIVGPGTSPTTLAAMDAILESKIPVFSMGSADQIVVPVDKRPNVFKTPFHASQNVEAILVDMKRRGIQRVGLLTVNNPYGESGLAAWREAERRGDVQIVAAEKFEANATDVTPQLTNIMRANPQAVVVWAIPPGAPLARRNAVENLRINVPMYHDAGAGAELFLRLAGQAAEGAYMIHPKTLVWDQIPPTDRQYQVLQEFGRLYTQRYGDMSGFASYVWDALGMLKAAIEKAGSTDPQAIIRALENLGEYVGATGVYRMSPQDHLGLRAEDLVLVTIQGGKWRLVR
- a CDS encoding homogentisate 1,2-dioxygenase; the protein is MDLVPSKVGFSTTFRVRPGVQGITFPLTGRPPQGFWNEMLAFGAEVVRERPAMVVTEAHEAEGVPALRPEDIAPTPGPVRRRAFHLAAVQSGPFPQPVLWSQDALISVLTGQTDHRLRFRHADAHTVVFVHQGEGTLATDFGLLEFSASQFLFVPKGATYSIRSRGPVVMIFYEFPKRVLRPYHYWIRNYPYSDAALVPPEPVPVDDEPSERGDFPVYVKRLIGPWTLLRYPFSPFDAVAWEGNLYPFRLALKDIRILASPNFHVDPPTYTVFVTEDEGASMQAFLPRWVHSLPYPHNNDVDEVLFNHSGYHARPEVKDGYATLHPAGTFHGPDVRVSHQQVQSPPVEGKDVPWRDEIGIMIESRSPFLVLPAAEQVEVPGYDQSWFRQYQAVASG